A DNA window from Halanaerobium saccharolyticum subsp. saccharolyticum DSM 6643 contains the following coding sequences:
- a CDS encoding MurR/RpiR family transcriptional regulator, with protein MKVILKIKEMFNDFTNTEEKIANYILQNKEDVTKLSVKELAQGADSSPASVVRFCKKLNYKGYHDFKISLIKDIQDFENQNKTKIYDDISVDDEIEEIMDKLAHDNINVIENTINLLSVDQLKKAVAAIENADNIYIFGIGASGLVAKDLEYKLMRIKKTVIYYSDTHAQLSSAANMESTDLAIAISYSGQSLEVYEALKTAKKRGAETISISKYGKNPLNEIANIKLQVAGSEKNLRLGAITSRIAQLTAVDILFVAFAKKDFSKISDYLKNTRESVENFKIN; from the coding sequence ATGAAAGTTATATTAAAAATTAAAGAAATGTTCAATGATTTCACCAACACTGAAGAGAAAATAGCAAATTATATCCTGCAAAATAAAGAAGATGTTACTAAATTATCAGTTAAAGAATTAGCTCAAGGTGCTGATAGCAGTCCTGCTTCAGTAGTTAGATTTTGTAAAAAATTAAATTATAAGGGCTATCATGATTTTAAAATATCTTTAATTAAAGATATACAGGATTTTGAAAATCAAAATAAAACTAAAATTTATGATGATATATCTGTTGATGATGAGATTGAGGAAATAATGGATAAATTAGCTCATGATAATATTAATGTAATAGAAAATACTATAAATCTATTATCGGTTGATCAATTAAAAAAAGCAGTGGCTGCTATTGAAAACGCCGATAATATTTATATTTTTGGTATAGGTGCTTCAGGGCTGGTGGCAAAAGATTTAGAATATAAATTAATGCGGATAAAGAAGACGGTTATCTATTATTCAGATACCCATGCTCAATTATCTTCAGCTGCTAATATGGAAAGTACTGATTTAGCAATAGCAATTTCCTATAGTGGTCAGAGTTTGGAAGTTTATGAAGCTTTAAAAACTGCTAAAAAAAGAGGCGCCGAGACTATTTCTATTAGTAAGTATGGTAAAAATCCTCTAAATGAGATTGCTAATATTAAATTACAGGTTGCTGGAAGCGAAAAAAATCTTAGACTTGGAGCCATTACTTCTAGAATAGCTCAGCTGACTGCAGTAGATATTTTATTTGTGGCTTTTGCTAAAAAAGATTTCAGTAAAATAAGTGATTATTTAAAAAACACTAGAGAAAGTGTAGAAAACTTTAAAATTAATTAG
- the nagZ gene encoding beta-N-acetylhexosaminidase, with translation MKKQIFIVLISLLLVISYPITTTAANNHQSNFNLYKLLESGGDYLIDYKLKNMSLAEKVGQLFQVGFHSKTIDKEIEDLIKNYHIGGVIYFSRNIENLEQTSILSKNLQELALNNGAGIPLFISVDQEGGKVRRIKDLTYFPANIEIGATGDKELSRKAAAVTAKELKELGINVNLAPVLDVNNNPSNPVIGSRSFGADPELVAEMGVAYIEGLQEQGVVATAKHFPGHGDTAVDSHFELPVINHDKERLDQIELYPFKKAIEAGVDSIMVAHIYFSDIEPEAGMPATLSKAVLNNLLREELNFEGVIITDDLEMGAITNFFGTAAAAVKTIEAGSDIVLISHSYDKQKKAIKAVIAAVKNGIISEKRIEESLKRIIKLKGKRINIF, from the coding sequence ATGAAAAAACAAATCTTTATAGTTTTAATATCTTTATTATTAGTGATTTCATATCCAATTACTACTACTGCAGCCAATAATCATCAATCAAATTTCAATCTTTATAAACTTTTAGAATCTGGAGGGGATTATTTAATAGATTATAAACTAAAAAATATGTCTCTTGCAGAAAAAGTAGGTCAATTATTTCAAGTAGGATTTCATTCAAAAACGATCGACAAAGAAATTGAAGATCTTATAAAAAATTATCACATAGGTGGGGTAATATATTTCAGCAGAAACATCGAAAATTTAGAGCAGACATCAATTTTATCTAAAAATTTACAGGAATTAGCTTTAAATAATGGTGCTGGTATCCCACTTTTTATATCAGTTGATCAAGAAGGCGGAAAAGTTAGAAGGATTAAAGATTTAACATATTTTCCTGCAAATATAGAAATTGGAGCCACGGGAGATAAAGAACTAAGCAGAAAAGCAGCTGCAGTTACAGCCAAAGAGTTAAAAGAGCTTGGAATTAATGTTAATTTAGCACCTGTACTGGATGTAAATAATAATCCATCTAATCCTGTTATCGGCAGTAGATCCTTTGGAGCTGACCCCGAATTAGTTGCAGAAATGGGAGTTGCATATATAGAAGGCTTACAAGAACAGGGTGTTGTTGCAACTGCCAAACATTTTCCAGGTCATGGAGATACAGCAGTAGATTCTCATTTTGAGCTTCCAGTTATTAATCATGACAAGGAAAGACTTGATCAAATTGAATTATATCCTTTTAAAAAAGCCATAGAAGCTGGTGTTGATAGTATTATGGTTGCCCATATTTATTTTTCGGATATTGAACCGGAAGCAGGGATGCCCGCGACTTTATCAAAAGCAGTTTTAAATAATTTACTGCGAGAAGAGCTAAATTTTGAGGGCGTAATTATTACTGACGATCTGGAAATGGGAGCAATTACAAATTTTTTTGGTACAGCTGCAGCAGCAGTTAAGACCATTGAAGCTGGAAGTGATATAGTTTTAATTTCGCACAGTTATGATAAACAGAAAAAAGCAATAAAAGCAGTGATAGCAGCTGTAAAAAATGGAATAATCAGTGAAAAAAGGATTGAAGAATCTCTTAAAAGGATTATTAAACTTAAAGGAAAAAGAATTAATATATTTTAA
- a CDS encoding sigma-54 interaction domain-containing protein: protein MPVDNSDFKSLLTNIDRKYTPLREVIKESWNRSSNYGLITDNFVNKVLLNRKELEKRINKNRDIKDKFDLVFSEFRKNLIGVSSVFFITDKEGYVLSAKNHLNDFINLKKGQNFSEFYLGTNAAGLTLYSKQPATVKTKEHYFKYLTAYNSTAYPILDEYDNLKGCIAAFYTDQFDNNLLEMIVKLFAFALTDKIPAEKILKNKNDKAAPNTGSKARYSFADIITNSENMKKAIEVSQIAARNDSTVMLVGESGTGKEMFAQAIHNYNHRQNSPFVAVNVGAVPKDLVESEFFGYEEGAFTGARRGGRPGKFELANGGTIFLDEIEEMTLSAQQNLLRVIQEREVTRIGGTHALPIDVRIITASKSRLIDKVKKGEFREDLYYRLNVIRIPIPNLKDRQDDIMLLVNNFIKIHCQKFGIPVKKVAAESKKYFLEYDWPGNVREIENMIEGIITFALDDEVIKPEHLPKELKKYQNPEQEKVKIMSLEAAERAAVLNALKKSNNNISKAAEILNISRATLYNKLNKYNIERE, encoded by the coding sequence ATGCCAGTAGATAATTCTGATTTTAAAAGTCTTTTGACAAATATTGATCGAAAATATACTCCTCTGAGAGAAGTGATCAAAGAATCATGGAATAGAAGCAGCAACTATGGTTTGATAACTGATAATTTTGTAAATAAAGTATTGTTAAATAGAAAAGAACTTGAAAAAAGGATAAATAAAAACCGAGATATAAAAGATAAGTTTGACTTGGTTTTTTCCGAATTTAGAAAAAATTTAATTGGAGTTTCTTCAGTATTTTTTATTACTGATAAAGAAGGTTATGTTCTTTCTGCAAAAAACCATTTAAATGATTTTATTAATTTAAAAAAAGGCCAAAACTTTAGTGAATTTTATTTAGGAACCAACGCAGCAGGCTTAACGCTTTATTCTAAACAGCCAGCTACAGTCAAAACAAAAGAACATTATTTTAAATATCTAACAGCATATAATTCTACAGCCTATCCTATTTTAGACGAATATGATAATTTGAAGGGTTGTATTGCTGCCTTTTATACAGATCAATTTGATAATAATTTATTGGAAATGATAGTTAAGCTATTTGCTTTTGCTTTAACAGATAAAATACCGGCAGAAAAAATACTTAAAAATAAAAATGATAAAGCTGCTCCTAATACAGGTTCAAAAGCACGGTATTCTTTTGCTGATATTATAACTAATTCTGAAAATATGAAGAAAGCAATAGAAGTTTCACAAATTGCTGCCAGAAATGATTCAACTGTAATGCTGGTTGGAGAAAGTGGTACTGGTAAAGAAATGTTTGCTCAGGCAATTCATAATTATAATCATCGCCAAAACAGTCCTTTTGTAGCAGTAAATGTTGGAGCAGTTCCAAAAGATCTGGTTGAAAGTGAATTTTTTGGTTATGAAGAAGGTGCATTTACTGGAGCTAGAAGAGGAGGGCGGCCAGGTAAATTTGAGTTGGCAAATGGAGGTACAATTTTTTTAGATGAAATAGAAGAAATGACACTTTCAGCTCAGCAAAATTTATTAAGAGTTATTCAGGAAAGAGAAGTTACAAGAATTGGTGGTACACATGCCCTGCCGATAGATGTCAGAATAATTACTGCATCAAAATCAAGATTAATTGATAAAGTTAAAAAAGGAGAATTTAGAGAAGATTTATATTATCGGCTTAATGTTATTAGGATTCCAATTCCTAACTTAAAGGATAGACAGGATGACATTATGCTTTTGGTAAATAATTTTATAAAAATCCACTGTCAAAAATTTGGAATTCCTGTTAAAAAGGTTGCAGCAGAAAGTAAAAAATATTTTTTAGAATATGATTGGCCTGGTAATGTAAGAGAAATAGAAAATATGATCGAAGGAATTATTACGTTTGCTTTAGATGATGAAGTAATAAAACCTGAACACCTTCCTAAAGAATTAAAAAAATATCAAAATCCTGAGCAAGAAAAAGTAAAAATTATGAGTCTTGAAGCTGCAGAAAGAGCTGCTGTGTTAAATGCTTTAAAGAAAAGTAATAATAATATTTCAAAAGCAGCAGAAATCTTAAATATCAGTCGTGCGACTTTATATAATAAACTTAATAAATATAATATAGAAAGGGAGTGA
- a CDS encoding HisA/HisF-related TIM barrel protein → MKNLDAIAVIDIKNSIVVRAVAGKRNKYKEVESRILAKDEKSPLEVAAVFYKKLGIRKIYIADLDAILGNGSNLEDVKEIKEQYPDLEIILDAAFAENNSPIPYLKDFLDYAVIATETAASFSFLKELEEFNSRIIISIDLKAGNLIHNIKQWQDKNLEDIISELTNFGIENFIILDLATVGTAAGISKYIKELKLNFPKLNFITGGGVKDYRDIKELKRMKFSGVLIASAFHNGSIGKREVALIENDDVLYQAAWCITGAGHLLEESISEIEKILAEHKKLKIDIYLSKAAFEVLKIYKYYHRLESLNCEIHRDNSASSPVIGRIYKGYYDLLISAPTTSNTAAKFVLGISDTLVSNLFAHAGKSKLPVVILPTDIDENLVSAAPDKEVDVFPREIDLKNTEKLSQMADTIVISKPEEVESCLKEYL, encoded by the coding sequence GTGAAAAATTTGGATGCAATTGCAGTAATCGATATTAAAAATTCAATTGTGGTAAGGGCAGTGGCTGGCAAAAGAAATAAATATAAAGAGGTTGAAAGTAGAATTTTGGCTAAAGATGAGAAGAGCCCACTCGAAGTTGCTGCTGTTTTTTATAAGAAGTTGGGAATTAGAAAAATCTATATAGCTGATTTAGATGCAATTTTAGGTAATGGAAGTAATTTAGAAGATGTCAAAGAAATTAAAGAGCAATATCCTGACTTAGAAATAATTCTGGATGCTGCTTTTGCTGAAAATAACTCTCCAATACCTTATTTAAAAGATTTTTTAGACTATGCAGTTATAGCTACGGAAACAGCTGCCAGTTTTTCTTTTTTAAAAGAGCTAGAAGAATTTAATTCTAGAATTATAATTAGTATAGATTTAAAAGCAGGAAATTTAATTCATAATATTAAACAGTGGCAGGATAAAAATTTAGAAGATATTATAAGTGAGTTAACTAACTTTGGTATAGAAAACTTTATTATACTCGATTTAGCCACTGTTGGGACTGCTGCTGGCATTTCAAAATATATAAAAGAACTTAAATTAAATTTTCCTAAGCTGAATTTTATTACAGGTGGAGGAGTTAAAGATTATAGAGATATTAAAGAATTAAAAAGAATGAAATTTTCCGGAGTGTTAATTGCTTCAGCTTTTCATAATGGCTCAATTGGGAAAAGAGAAGTTGCTTTAATTGAAAATGATGATGTATTATATCAAGCTGCTTGGTGTATTACTGGGGCTGGTCATTTGCTTGAGGAAAGTATCAGCGAGATAGAAAAAATTTTGGCAGAACATAAAAAATTGAAAATTGATATCTACTTAAGTAAAGCCGCTTTTGAGGTTTTAAAAATCTATAAATATTACCATCGTTTAGAGAGTTTAAACTGTGAAATTCATAGAGATAACTCTGCAAGTTCTCCCGTTATTGGGAGAATTTATAAGGGATATTATGATTTATTAATATCTGCACCAACAACTTCAAACACAGCTGCTAAATTTGTATTGGGAATTTCTGATACTTTGGTTAGCAACTTATTTGCTCATGCTGGTAAATCAAAGCTGCCAGTGGTAATTTTACCAACTGACATAGACGAGAATCTTGTCTCAGCTGCTCCTGATAAAGAAGTTGATGTTTTTCCAAGAGAAATTGATTTAAAAAACACAGAAAAATTATCACAAATGGCTGATACAATTGTAATTTCGAAGCCAGAAGAGGTGGAATCATGCTTAAAAGAATATTTATAA
- a CDS encoding DUF6513 domain-containing protein produces MLKRIFITGKLAYPSLKKTLSRLNLNFDYQILKMPITVAALMDSEFIIRNLKKSEIINLDNNSELEIILPGRSQAEIEKVKTAIKNNKLKFTKGPEEIIDLPEFFGKKEAKIDFSQEKRGHKIIAEINEAALLDLNEIIKIADYYHQSGADIIDLGCVNGREFPHLEEVIYSLKTRDYKLSIDTFNQDEIIRASKMGIDYLLSINSHNIEALDYEVSYLPVIIPDPEQGNLNSLFKNIKEVEKRGLNNYIVDPILDPVNFGFSQSLFRYLKLAEDKNNKQDMMMGVGNLIELSDCDSTGLNFLAAALAVELDIKYLLTTEASFKTRGAVKELDLALKIISYADQENSLPNNLSNLLLSLKDRKDRNYSREEVKEIKESITDSNYRILNDGEAINIFNAHENYRGKNIGELFSKLKNAEDASHAFYLGKELQKAYTALNLSKNYRQEDELNWGYLNSNFKEQNNDN; encoded by the coding sequence ATGCTTAAAAGAATATTTATAACAGGCAAGCTTGCTTATCCATCTTTAAAAAAAACATTATCCAGATTAAATTTAAATTTTGACTATCAAATTTTAAAAATGCCAATCACAGTGGCTGCGTTAATGGATAGTGAATTTATTATTAGAAATTTAAAAAAATCTGAAATCATTAATTTAGATAATAATTCTGAATTAGAAATAATTTTACCTGGTCGTTCTCAGGCTGAAATAGAAAAAGTAAAGACAGCAATTAAGAATAATAAACTAAAATTTACTAAAGGTCCGGAAGAAATTATTGATCTACCAGAGTTTTTTGGCAAAAAAGAGGCTAAAATAGATTTTAGTCAAGAAAAAAGAGGCCATAAAATTATTGCTGAAATTAATGAAGCCGCTTTATTGGATTTAAATGAAATAATAAAAATTGCCGACTATTATCATCAGAGTGGAGCGGATATAATTGATCTTGGATGTGTAAATGGGCGGGAGTTTCCTCATCTAGAAGAAGTAATTTATTCTCTAAAAACAAGAGATTATAAGCTTAGTATAGATACTTTTAATCAGGATGAAATAATTAGAGCTTCTAAAATGGGTATTGATTATTTATTAAGTATAAATAGTCATAATATTGAAGCTTTAGATTACGAAGTTAGTTACTTACCGGTAATTATTCCAGATCCTGAGCAGGGAAATTTAAATTCTTTATTTAAAAATATTAAAGAAGTAGAAAAAAGGGGATTAAATAATTATATAGTAGATCCGATACTTGACCCGGTAAATTTCGGCTTCAGTCAATCTCTTTTTAGATATTTAAAATTAGCTGAAGATAAAAATAATAAGCAAGATATGATGATGGGGGTTGGTAACTTAATTGAGTTAAGTGATTGTGATAGCACTGGCTTAAATTTTTTAGCTGCAGCTTTGGCAGTAGAGTTAGATATTAAATATCTTTTAACAACTGAAGCCTCTTTTAAAACTCGAGGTGCAGTTAAAGAATTAGATCTGGCCCTTAAGATTATTTCTTATGCTGATCAGGAAAATAGTCTTCCTAATAATTTATCTAATCTACTGCTTAGTCTCAAAGATAGAAAAGATAGAAATTACAGTAGAGAAGAGGTTAAAGAAATTAAAGAATCAATTACAGACAGCAATTATAGAATTTTAAATGATGGAGAAGCAATTAATATTTTTAATGCTCATGAAAATTATAGAGGTAAAAATATTGGAGAACTATTTTCTAAGCTAAAAAATGCTGAAGATGCATCTCATGCTTTTTATCTTGGTAAAGAACTTCAGAAAGCATACACTGCTTTAAATTTATCTAAAAATTACCGACAGGAAGATGAACTTAACTGGGGTTATTTAAATTCTAATTTTAAGGAGCAAAATAATGATAATTGA
- a CDS encoding DUF447 domain-containing protein → MIIETVITTVNSNGKINFSAVGVEFSKSRAIFNLYKKSNTVLNLEIKDYGIINIVDKAEYLIKAALSSEKMDISKLKENDLYYLSDCCSYYQFKVLEIKDCGEKYQVEVKILTKKENRKYIGFNRANNLLLEAAVIGSRIGITKDKSDLINFLNDNKRVIIKTGNTNTEKTLAFLEKQLENNNFNNRSDNLD, encoded by the coding sequence ATGATAATTGAAACAGTAATAACAACAGTTAACTCAAATGGTAAGATTAATTTTTCAGCAGTTGGAGTTGAATTTTCTAAAAGCAGAGCGATATTTAATCTTTATAAAAAAAGCAATACTGTTTTAAACTTAGAAATAAAAGATTATGGAATAATCAATATAGTTGATAAAGCCGAATATTTGATCAAAGCTGCTTTAAGTTCAGAAAAAATGGATATTTCTAAACTTAAAGAAAATGACTTATATTATTTAAGTGACTGCTGCAGCTATTATCAGTTTAAAGTATTAGAAATTAAAGATTGTGGAGAAAAATATCAAGTTGAAGTAAAAATATTAACAAAAAAAGAAAATAGAAAATATATAGGATTTAATCGAGCTAACAATTTGCTGCTGGAAGCCGCAGTTATTGGATCTAGAATAGGGATCACAAAAGATAAAAGTGATTTAATTAATTTTTTAAATGATAATAAAAGAGTAATTATTAAAACAGGAAACACAAACACAGAAAAAACATTAGCTTTTCTAGAAAAGCAATTAGAAAATAATAATTTCAATAATAGGAGTGATAATCTTGATTGA
- a CDS encoding beta-ribofuranosylaminobenzene 5'-phosphate synthase family protein, with amino-acid sequence MIILIEVKTPARIHFGQLDLNGALGRVYGGTGAAIKKPYTLIKLEKSDEIKVEGFKSEKNKIIIVKFLNKLKQRKLIAKDYGVKIKIEKLLPAHNGLGSGTQFGLAVAEGINRLYNLNMEPKELAEIVDRKHSRSAIGFGAFYQGGFIVDAGRPISEKNNDDYLPPIVYRKTIPSDWTFLIVIPVTQKDKMAGKKEIKTFNKIERMSVEKCAENSHHLIMGMLPAIEEKNINEFSSHLNIIEDNAADYFSKSQGGKYSSIYAQEIIDFMVENGVLARGQSSWGPALYGLVKNDYKALQIKEKLVDEFSNKIEKIYLTKAANKGAEINNIV; translated from the coding sequence GTGATAATCTTGATTGAAGTTAAAACTCCAGCTAGAATACATTTTGGACAGTTAGATCTTAATGGAGCTTTGGGAAGAGTGTATGGAGGTACAGGAGCAGCAATTAAAAAACCATATACATTAATTAAACTGGAAAAAAGCGATGAAATTAAAGTTGAAGGTTTTAAAAGTGAGAAAAATAAAATTATAATAGTAAAATTTTTAAATAAGCTGAAGCAGAGAAAATTAATAGCTAAAGATTATGGAGTTAAGATAAAAATCGAAAAACTTCTTCCTGCACATAATGGACTTGGTTCAGGAACTCAATTTGGCTTGGCAGTAGCTGAAGGAATAAATAGGCTCTATAATTTAAATATGGAGCCAAAAGAACTTGCTGAGATAGTAGATCGCAAACACAGCCGTTCAGCAATTGGCTTTGGTGCTTTTTATCAAGGTGGATTTATAGTTGATGCAGGTAGACCAATTTCAGAAAAAAATAATGATGATTATTTACCTCCTATAGTTTATCGTAAAACTATACCTTCTGATTGGACATTTTTAATAGTGATTCCAGTTACTCAAAAAGATAAAATGGCCGGTAAAAAGGAAATAAAGACTTTTAATAAAATTGAGCGAATGTCAGTAGAAAAATGTGCTGAAAATTCTCATCATTTAATTATGGGGATGCTGCCTGCTATAGAAGAAAAGAATATAAATGAGTTTAGCAGTCATTTAAATATAATTGAAGATAATGCTGCAGATTATTTTTCTAAAAGTCAAGGAGGGAAATATAGCTCAATCTATGCTCAAGAAATTATAGATTTCATGGTTGAGAATGGGGTATTAGCTAGAGGTCAGAGTTCCTGGGGACCTGCATTATATGGATTGGTAAAAAATGATTATAAAGCGCTTCAAATAAAAGAAAAATTAGTGGATGAATTTTCAAATAAAATTGAAAAAATATATTTAACTAAAGCTGCAAACAAAGGTGCTGAAATAAATAATATTGTATAA
- a CDS encoding DUF2193 domain-containing protein: MAANKKIAKKMIDEAVAAQMADVGVFKEKRGKKFKISDAKPYVDAVKNMKAIEGQSKEVIDLHVESVKAHYEILKDLTDTIAPKDDPFVEHYQTPPILEILYEEDPEFRKAAEKFMEQLKNDEALIARESMRRYGGMYGPTCVVDFAFSPGSVSNVVNEVLKNTDIDGDYKKTLLAAKSWGMNTSYGIGGAFTEAVEAGKTAAEAAEAEVKTMQMLYDTPVDAQVKLMEDAGMDSFDCREYMKRYKEWMKPFVLAAKEAGVHPGNIVVVPAYCVGDVGHHIAQSTFNMLKDDVNMEIVEVVSHVMKNTLERGLDKGYDSLYDILSVATGSTAAAVSSMLWDEGFTAPMIIDLLTKRFHNYVNLNPARGQAAELHNVDFMDMIHRGDKIIDDEPIGAGCKVKGIDVDFGPIKNSYVLQNTQDYAYPACSISVKFSSLMRLADFPCLLTSEPVTATLMTNIIALDPGSVVAPARYCKDCAVCMYVKKHKHCNWKDTV, encoded by the coding sequence ATGGCAGCTAATAAAAAAATTGCTAAGAAAATGATTGATGAGGCAGTAGCGGCTCAAATGGCTGATGTTGGTGTATTTAAAGAAAAAAGAGGTAAAAAGTTTAAGATTAGTGATGCTAAGCCTTATGTAGATGCAGTTAAAAACATGAAAGCTATTGAAGGCCAGTCAAAAGAAGTTATAGACCTCCATGTTGAGTCTGTGAAAGCTCATTATGAAATACTTAAAGACCTGACAGATACAATTGCTCCTAAAGATGATCCTTTTGTAGAGCATTATCAAACACCTCCAATTCTAGAAATTTTATATGAAGAAGATCCAGAATTCCGCAAAGCAGCAGAAAAGTTCATGGAGCAGTTAAAGAATGATGAAGCATTAATTGCTAGAGAATCAATGCGCAGATATGGCGGAATGTATGGACCAACTTGTGTAGTAGACTTTGCTTTCAGTCCTGGCTCAGTTAGTAATGTTGTTAATGAAGTACTTAAAAATACTGATATTGATGGCGACTATAAGAAGACTTTACTTGCAGCTAAATCCTGGGGAATGAATACCTCTTATGGTATTGGTGGAGCCTTTACCGAAGCTGTTGAAGCAGGTAAAACTGCAGCAGAAGCAGCAGAAGCAGAAGTAAAAACTATGCAGATGCTTTATGATACTCCTGTAGATGCACAGGTTAAATTAATGGAAGATGCTGGTATGGACTCATTTGATTGTAGAGAGTACATGAAGCGTTATAAAGAATGGATGAAACCATTTGTTCTGGCTGCAAAAGAAGCTGGAGTTCATCCTGGAAATATAGTTGTAGTTCCTGCTTACTGTGTTGGTGATGTTGGACACCACATCGCTCAGTCAACATTTAACATGCTTAAAGATGATGTTAACATGGAAATTGTAGAAGTTGTTTCTCATGTTATGAAAAACACATTAGAAAGAGGACTAGATAAAGGTTATGACAGTCTCTATGATATTTTAAGTGTTGCAACAGGCTCTACTGCAGCAGCAGTTAGTTCAATGTTGTGGGACGAAGGATTTACAGCGCCAATGATTATAGATCTTCTAACTAAGAGATTCCATAACTATGTTAACTTAAATCCTGCTAGAGGCCAGGCAGCAGAACTGCATAACGTTGATTTTATGGATATGATACACCGTGGTGATAAGATAATTGATGATGAGCCAATAGGTGCTGGCTGTAAAGTTAAGGGTATAGATGTTGATTTTGGTCCTATCAAAAATAGTTATGTACTGCAGAATACACAGGATTATGCTTATCCTGCTTGTTCAATTTCTGTTAAGTTCTCATCCTTAATGCGTCTTGCTGACTTCCCATGTCTATTGACAAGTGAACCAGTTACTGCTACTTTAATGACTAACATTATTGCTCTAGACCCTGGTTCAGTAGTGGCACCAGCACGTTACTGTAAAGACTGTGCAGTATGTATGTATGTTAAAAAGCATAAGCACTGTAACTGGAAAGACACTGTTTAG
- a CDS encoding NAD(P)-dependent methylenetetrahydromethanopterin dehydrogenase, whose protein sequence is MKKLLIQLDTDKRASTFDQVVAYDAGADKLIIHSGITKEEVEDIIYGAIFTRSPKKMKNTAVFVGGSDVEKGEEILKAVEDVFFANFRVSVLLDSNGSNTTAAASVLKVKREISLEGTEVLILAGTGPVGVRAAALFAMEGASVTITSRSQEKADRKAEMIMEEYALENIKGVEANTDQDFIKAMKNKEVILSAGPPGINFISKDMWENEENIKVMADINAVSPAGIEGIEPNADGETLDGVKIFGALGIGGLKMKLHKKAVAELFKSNDKILNAVEVYKLNEKL, encoded by the coding sequence ATGAAAAAATTATTAATTCAGTTAGATACTGATAAAAGAGCCAGCACCTTTGATCAGGTAGTTGCTTATGATGCTGGAGCAGATAAATTAATAATTCATTCGGGAATTACAAAAGAAGAAGTAGAAGATATAATTTATGGAGCTATTTTTACCCGCTCACCTAAGAAAATGAAAAACACAGCAGTTTTCGTTGGGGGGTCTGATGTTGAAAAAGGTGAAGAAATTTTGAAAGCAGTAGAAGATGTTTTTTTCGCTAATTTTAGAGTTTCTGTACTTTTAGATTCTAACGGCTCAAATACTACTGCTGCAGCTTCAGTTCTAAAAGTGAAAAGAGAAATTAGTTTAGAAGGGACTGAGGTTTTAATTTTAGCAGGTACTGGTCCGGTTGGTGTTAGAGCAGCAGCACTTTTTGCAATGGAAGGAGCTTCAGTAACTATCACTTCCCGCAGCCAGGAAAAAGCTGATAGAAAAGCTGAAATGATTATGGAAGAATATGCTCTTGAAAATATTAAAGGAGTGGAAGCAAACACTGATCAAGATTTTATAAAAGCTATGAAAAATAAAGAAGTTATTTTATCTGCAGGACCTCCAGGGATTAATTTTATCAGTAAAGATATGTGGGAAAATGAAGAAAACATAAAAGTTATGGCTGATATCAATGCAGTTAGCCCTGCTGGAATAGAAGGAATAGAGCCTAATGCTGATGGCGAAACACTAGATGGAGTAAAGATTTTTGGTGCCTTAGGTATTGGGGGCTTAAAAATGAAACTGCATAAAAAAGCTGTTGCTGAATTATTTAAGAGTAATGATAAAATTTTAAATGCTGTGGAAGTCTATAAATTAAATGAAAAACTGTAA